One genomic window of Globicephala melas chromosome 8, mGloMel1.2, whole genome shotgun sequence includes the following:
- the LOC115839587 gene encoding large ribosomal subunit protein eL21-like, producing MTNTKGKRRGTRYMFSRSFKKHGVVPLAIHMQIYKKGDIVDVKGMGTVQKGMPHKCYHGKTGRVYNVTQHAVGILVNKQVKGKILAKRINVRIEHIKHSKSQDSFLKRVKENDQKKKEAKDKGTWVQLKHQPAPPREAHFVRTNGKEPELLEPIPCEFMARWV from the coding sequence ATGACCAAcacaaagggaaagaggaggggcacCCGCTACATGTTCTCtaggtcttttaaaaaacatggagTTGTTCCTTTGGCCATACACATGCAAATCTACAAGAAAGGTGATATTGTAGATGTCAAGGGAATGGGCACTGTTCAAAAAGGAATGCCCCACAAATGTTACCATGGCAAAACTGGGAGAGTCTACAATGTTACTCAGCATGCTGTTGGCATCCTTGTAAACAAACAAGTTAAGGGCAAGATTCTTGCCAAGAGAATTAATGTGCGTATTGAGCATATTAAGCACTCTAAGAGCCAAGATAGCTTCCTGAAACGGGTGaaggaaaatgatcagaaaaagaaggaagccaaaGACAAAGGTACTTGGGTTCAACTGAAGCACCAGCCTGCACCACCCAGAGAAGCACATTTCGTGAGAACCAATGGAAAGGAGCCTGAACTGTTGGAGCCCATTCCCTGTGAATTCATGGCACGATgggtataa